CCCGCCGCATGATCTTGCCGGACCGCGTCTTGGGGAGCCTCTCCACGAACTCGATCTCGGAGGGCATGGCGATCGGCCCGAGCGTCATCCGCACGTGGTAGTTCAGATCCGCGGTGAGCTTCTCGGACGGTTTGTGGCCCTGCATGAGGATGACAAAGGCCTTGATGCGGTTCCCCTTCACCGGATCCGGCAGACCGATGACGGCGGCCTCCGCCACCGCCTGGTGGGAGACGAGGGCGCTCTCCACCT
This portion of the Methanomicrobiales archaeon genome encodes:
- a CDS encoding acetyl-coenzyme A synthetase is translated as VESALVSHQAVAEAAVIGLPDPVKGNRIKAFVILMQGHKPSEKLTADLNYHVRMTLGPIAMPSEIEFVERLPKTRSGKIMRRVLKAKELGIPLGDVSTLEE